One window from the genome of Oryza glaberrima chromosome 3, OglaRS2, whole genome shotgun sequence encodes:
- the LOC127766690 gene encoding probable ion channel CASTOR isoform X1, with protein sequence MPLDPDSSPAPPHRDWFFPPAPPFLPSSRARTPRAPFPSTSRSSNPYSFPDRRPPPTPRSRSRSPLPPPEQQKQQQPPPTTPPPAPRRRDPRYAGVRRGDVRTLTAEKAAAAAAVPTAAQVHGSKSAASATTLRWSGMVSVAAIVLCFSSLVRSNSSLHDQVHHLKAQLAEATTKLQSCITESSMDMSSILSYQSNNSTSQNRGLKNFSLLLSLSTLYAPLLILKYMDLFLKLRSSQDSEEEVPINKRLAYRVDIFLSLQPYAKPLVLLVATLLLIGLGGLALYGVNDDSLLDCLWLSWTFVADSGNHANAEGFGPKLVSVSISIGGMLVFAMMLGLVTDSISEKFDSLRKGRSEVIEQSHTLVLGWSDKLGSLLNQIAIANESLGGGTIVVMAEKDKEEMEADIAKMEFDLKGTAIICRSGSPLILADLKKVSVSKARAIVVLAEEGNADQSDARALRTVLSLTGVKEGLRGHIVVELSDLDNEVLVKLVGGDLVETVVAHDVIGRLMIQCARQPGLAQIWEDILGFENCEFYIKRWPQLDGMQFEDVLISFPDAIPCGIKVASYGGKIILNPDDFYVLQEGDEVLVIAEDDDTYAPAPLPKVMRGYLPKDFVVPKSPERILFCGWRRDMEDMIMVLDAFLAPGSELWMFNDVPEMDRERKLIDGGLDFSRLENITLVHREGNAVIRRHLESLPLESFDSILILADESVEDSAIQADSRSLATLLLIRDIQAKRLPFREAMVSHVTRGSFCEGSWIGEMQQASDKSVIISEILDPRTKNLLSVSKISDYVLSNELVSMALAMVAEDRQINDVLEELFAEQGNEMQIRPADLYLREDEELNFFEVMLRGRQRKEIVIGYRLVDAERAIINPPDKVSRRRWSAKDVFVVITEKE encoded by the exons ATGCCCCTGGACCCCgactcctcgccggcgccgccgcaccgggaCTGGTTcttcccgccggcgccgcccttcctcccgTCCTCCAGAGCCCGAACGCCGAGGgcccccttcccctccacctcccgctCCTCCAATCCATACTCCTTCCCggaccgccggccgcctcctaccccgcgctcccgctcccgctcccccctcccgccgccggagcagcagaagcagcagcagccgcccccgacgacgcctcctcccgccccgcgccgtcgcgaCCCCCGTTATGCTGGCGTCCGCCGTGGCGATGTCCGAACGCTCACCGCCgagaaagcggcggcggcggcggcggttcctACGGCCGCGCAGGTGCACGGGAGCAAGtcagcggcgtcggcgaccaCCCTCCGATGGTCAGGGATGGTGTCCGTGGCG GCTATTGTGCTCTGCTTCTCTTCCCTTGTCCGCAGTAACTCCTCGCTACATGATCAGGTCCACCATTTGAAG GCTCAGCTTGCGGAAGCTACTACAAAATTGCAGTCTTGTATTACAGAGTCCTCGATGGATATGAGTAGCATATTATCATATCAGAGCAATAACAGTACTTCGCAGAACAGAGGTCTTAAGAATTTCTCATTGCTGCTCTCGCTTTCTACGCTGTACGCCCCATTACTCATTCTTAAGTACATGGACCTTTTCTTAAAGCTGAGGAGTTCGCAAGACTCTGAAGAAGAAGTTCCCATAAACAAGCGGTTGGCATACCGAgttgatatatttttatcaCTTCAACCATATGCTAAACCCTTGGTTCTACTTGTTGCTACATTGTTACTTATTGGTCTTGGTGGCCTGGCTCTTTATGGTGTAAATGATGATAGCCTTTTAGATTGCCTCTGGCTGTCCTGGACCTTTGTTGCTGATTCGGGCAACCATGCAAACGCAGAAGGCTTTGGACCAAAGTTAGTTTCAGTTTCAATTAGTATCGGTGGGATGCTGGTTTTTGCCATGATGCTTGGGCTTGTAACAGATTCGATCTCTGAGAAGTTTGATTCACTGAGGAAAGGAAGAAGTGAGGTCATAGAGCAAAGCCACACGCTGGTCCTTGGGTGGAGTGACAAACTG GGATCATTGCTGAACCAAATTGCTATTGCTAATGAAAGTTTGGGAGGAGGAACCATTGTAGTGATGGCTGAGAAAGACAAAGAGGAAATGGAAGCAGACATTGCTAAAATGGAGTTTGACTTGAAAGGAACAGCTATAATTTGTAGAAGTGGAAGCCCTCTGATTCTAGCTGACTTGAAAAAG GTCTCAGTTTCTAAAGCGCGTGCAATTGTGGTTTTAGCTGAAGAAGGAAATGCTGACCAG AGTGACGCACGCGCATTGCGAACAGTCTTGAGTTTAACTGGGGTCAAAGAAGGGCTAAGAGGTCACATAGTTGTTGAGCTTAGCGACCTTGACAATGAGGTTCTAGTCAAACTTGTTGGTGGAGACCTTGTGGAAACTGTTGTTGCACATGATGTGATAGGTCGTTTGATGATACAATGTGCACGTCAGCCAGGCCTTGCTCAG ATATGGGAAGATATCCTTGGCTTCGAAAACTGTGAGTTCTATATTAAAAGATGGCCTCAGTTGGATGGTATGCAATTTGAAGATGTGCTCATTAGCTTTCCTGATGCCATTCCATGTGGCATAAAGGTGGCATCTTATGGCGGCAAGATTATTTTAAATCCGGATGACTTTTATGTCTTGCAAGAGGGTGATGAGGTGCTAGTAATTGCAGAAGATGATGACACATATGCCCCAGCGCCATTACCCAAG GTTATGAGAGGTTACCTACCTAAAGATTTTGTTGTTCCCAAGTCTCCTGAAAGAATATTGTTTTGTGGTTGGCGGCGTGATATGGAAGATATGATAATG GTACTCGATGCTTTTCTAGCGCCAGGGTCAGAGTTGTGGATGTTCAATGACGTTCCTGAGATGGACAGAGAAAGAAAGCTGATAGACGGAGGCCTGGACTTCAGTCGTCTAGAAAATATTACTTTGGTTCACCGTGAAGGAAATGCTGTTATTCGCCGTCACTTGGAGAGCCTCCCTTTAGAATCATTTGATTCT ATACTGATTCTGGCAGATGAATCTGTTGAGGATTCAGCAATCCAAGCTGATTCAAGGTCGCTTGCAACACTACTGCTGATCAGGGATATCCAG GCAAAGCGACTTCCATTCAGGGAGGCAATGGTTTCACATGTTACTCGAGGAAGCTTCTGTGAAGGTTCTTGGATTGGGGAGATGCAACAAGCATCTGATAAATCTGTCATAATCAGTGAGATTCTGGATCCTAGGACAAAAAATTTATTGTCAGTGTCAAAAATCAGTGACTATGTTCTATCAAATGAACTAGTGAGCATGGCATTGGCAATGGTTGCTGAAGATAGACAAATAAATGATGTCTTGGAGGAGCTATTTGCGGAGCAG GGGAACGAGATGCAAATACGACCAGCTGATCTCTACCTTCGAGAAGATGAGGAGTTAAATTTCTTTGAGGTCATGCTACGTGGTAGGCAGAGAAAAGAGATTGTCATTGGCTACCGTCTTGTGGATGCTGAACGCGCCATAATCAATCCACCAGACAAAGTTTCAAGGCGGAGATGGTCGGCCAAAGATGTTTTTGTTGTAATTACCGAGAAAGAATGA
- the LOC127766690 gene encoding probable ion channel CASTOR isoform X2, whose amino-acid sequence MPLDPDSSPAPPHRDWFFPPAPPFLPSSRARTPRAPFPSTSRSSNPYSFPDRRPPPTPRSRSRSPLPPPEQQKQQQPPPTTPPPAPRRRDPRYAGVRRGDVRTLTAEKAAAAAAVPTAAQVHGSKSAASATTLRWSGMVSVAAIVLCFSSLVRSNSSLHDQVHHLKAQLAEATTKLQSCITESSMDMSSILSYQSNNSTSQNRGLKNFSLLLSLSTLYAPLLILKYMDLFLKLRSSQDSEEEVPINKRLAYRVDIFLSLQPYAKPLVLLVATLLLIGLGGLALYGVNDDSLLDCLWLSWTFVADSGNHANAEGFGPKLVSVSISIGGMLVFAMMLGLVTDSISEKFDSLRKGRSEVIEQSHTLVLGWSDKLGSLLNQIAIANESLGGGTIVVMAEKDKEEMEADIAKMEFDLKGTAIICRSGSPLILADLKKVSVSKARAIVVLAEEGNADQSDARALRTVLSLTGVKEGLRGHIVVELSDLDNEVLVKLVGGDLVETVVAHDVIGRLMIQCARQPGLAQIWEDILGFENCEFYIKRWPQLDGMQFEDVLISFPDAIPCGIKVASYGGKIILNPDDFYVLQEGDEVLVIAEDDDTYAPAPLPKVKEAVYIDIVHPERNPQKILLCGWRRDIDDMIVVLDAFLAPGSELWMFNDVPEMDRERKLIDGGLDFSRLENITLVHREGNAVIRRHLESLPLESFDSILILADESVEDSAIQADSRSLATLLLIRDIQAKRLPFREAMVSHVTRGSFCEGSWIGEMQQASDKSVIISEILDPRTKNLLSVSKISDYVLSNELVSMALAMVAEDRQINDVLEELFAEQGNEMQIRPADLYLREDEELNFFEVMLRGRQRKEIVIGYRLVDAERAIINPPDKVSRRRWSAKDVFVVITEKE is encoded by the exons ATGCCCCTGGACCCCgactcctcgccggcgccgccgcaccgggaCTGGTTcttcccgccggcgccgcccttcctcccgTCCTCCAGAGCCCGAACGCCGAGGgcccccttcccctccacctcccgctCCTCCAATCCATACTCCTTCCCggaccgccggccgcctcctaccccgcgctcccgctcccgctcccccctcccgccgccggagcagcagaagcagcagcagccgcccccgacgacgcctcctcccgccccgcgccgtcgcgaCCCCCGTTATGCTGGCGTCCGCCGTGGCGATGTCCGAACGCTCACCGCCgagaaagcggcggcggcggcggcggttcctACGGCCGCGCAGGTGCACGGGAGCAAGtcagcggcgtcggcgaccaCCCTCCGATGGTCAGGGATGGTGTCCGTGGCG GCTATTGTGCTCTGCTTCTCTTCCCTTGTCCGCAGTAACTCCTCGCTACATGATCAGGTCCACCATTTGAAG GCTCAGCTTGCGGAAGCTACTACAAAATTGCAGTCTTGTATTACAGAGTCCTCGATGGATATGAGTAGCATATTATCATATCAGAGCAATAACAGTACTTCGCAGAACAGAGGTCTTAAGAATTTCTCATTGCTGCTCTCGCTTTCTACGCTGTACGCCCCATTACTCATTCTTAAGTACATGGACCTTTTCTTAAAGCTGAGGAGTTCGCAAGACTCTGAAGAAGAAGTTCCCATAAACAAGCGGTTGGCATACCGAgttgatatatttttatcaCTTCAACCATATGCTAAACCCTTGGTTCTACTTGTTGCTACATTGTTACTTATTGGTCTTGGTGGCCTGGCTCTTTATGGTGTAAATGATGATAGCCTTTTAGATTGCCTCTGGCTGTCCTGGACCTTTGTTGCTGATTCGGGCAACCATGCAAACGCAGAAGGCTTTGGACCAAAGTTAGTTTCAGTTTCAATTAGTATCGGTGGGATGCTGGTTTTTGCCATGATGCTTGGGCTTGTAACAGATTCGATCTCTGAGAAGTTTGATTCACTGAGGAAAGGAAGAAGTGAGGTCATAGAGCAAAGCCACACGCTGGTCCTTGGGTGGAGTGACAAACTG GGATCATTGCTGAACCAAATTGCTATTGCTAATGAAAGTTTGGGAGGAGGAACCATTGTAGTGATGGCTGAGAAAGACAAAGAGGAAATGGAAGCAGACATTGCTAAAATGGAGTTTGACTTGAAAGGAACAGCTATAATTTGTAGAAGTGGAAGCCCTCTGATTCTAGCTGACTTGAAAAAG GTCTCAGTTTCTAAAGCGCGTGCAATTGTGGTTTTAGCTGAAGAAGGAAATGCTGACCAG AGTGACGCACGCGCATTGCGAACAGTCTTGAGTTTAACTGGGGTCAAAGAAGGGCTAAGAGGTCACATAGTTGTTGAGCTTAGCGACCTTGACAATGAGGTTCTAGTCAAACTTGTTGGTGGAGACCTTGTGGAAACTGTTGTTGCACATGATGTGATAGGTCGTTTGATGATACAATGTGCACGTCAGCCAGGCCTTGCTCAG ATATGGGAAGATATCCTTGGCTTCGAAAACTGTGAGTTCTATATTAAAAGATGGCCTCAGTTGGATGGTATGCAATTTGAAGATGTGCTCATTAGCTTTCCTGATGCCATTCCATGTGGCATAAAGGTGGCATCTTATGGCGGCAAGATTATTTTAAATCCGGATGACTTTTATGTCTTGCAAGAGGGTGATGAGGTGCTAGTAATTGCAGAAGATGATGACACATATGCCCCAGCGCCATTACCCAAG GTTAAAGAAGCTGTTTACATAGACATTGTTCACCCCGAAAGAAATCCTCAGAAGATTCTTCTTTGTGGATGGCGACGGGATATAGATGATATGATTGTG GTACTCGATGCTTTTCTAGCGCCAGGGTCAGAGTTGTGGATGTTCAATGACGTTCCTGAGATGGACAGAGAAAGAAAGCTGATAGACGGAGGCCTGGACTTCAGTCGTCTAGAAAATATTACTTTGGTTCACCGTGAAGGAAATGCTGTTATTCGCCGTCACTTGGAGAGCCTCCCTTTAGAATCATTTGATTCT ATACTGATTCTGGCAGATGAATCTGTTGAGGATTCAGCAATCCAAGCTGATTCAAGGTCGCTTGCAACACTACTGCTGATCAGGGATATCCAG GCAAAGCGACTTCCATTCAGGGAGGCAATGGTTTCACATGTTACTCGAGGAAGCTTCTGTGAAGGTTCTTGGATTGGGGAGATGCAACAAGCATCTGATAAATCTGTCATAATCAGTGAGATTCTGGATCCTAGGACAAAAAATTTATTGTCAGTGTCAAAAATCAGTGACTATGTTCTATCAAATGAACTAGTGAGCATGGCATTGGCAATGGTTGCTGAAGATAGACAAATAAATGATGTCTTGGAGGAGCTATTTGCGGAGCAG GGGAACGAGATGCAAATACGACCAGCTGATCTCTACCTTCGAGAAGATGAGGAGTTAAATTTCTTTGAGGTCATGCTACGTGGTAGGCAGAGAAAAGAGATTGTCATTGGCTACCGTCTTGTGGATGCTGAACGCGCCATAATCAATCCACCAGACAAAGTTTCAAGGCGGAGATGGTCGGCCAAAGATGTTTTTGTTGTAATTACCGAGAAAGAATGA
- the LOC127766691 gene encoding protein FAR1-RELATED SEQUENCE 6-like, with translation MVDAAAAAAECGELDGTDAMAYGDDRTPRDGMVFKSYEEVLNFYKRYALRTGFGVCVKKSSFTKAGLCRRLVLVCNKWGDGKEDACYQARPTAKTNCQATVVARLWSDGLLHLMDVNLEHNHALNPSAARFLRCYKTLPSGMSKDLVVRAARGECSTSGDIEVPIFDDWGRLKIGEDDVAAINGFFADMQAKQANFFYLMDFYGEGHLRSVFWADSRSRAAYQYFNDAVWIDTTCLRNRFDTPLVLFLGVNHHGELVLLGCGLFSDESTESFLWLLKSWLTCMKGWPPNAIVTDDCAAIKAAVREVFPNARHRISDWHVLRSISEKLGESAQFEGMKTELETVIYDSLKDDEFEARWNNLISRFGLQDNEWITFLYENRHFWVPAFLKDTFWAGLSTVNHHESPNAFFEDSINPETKLVTFLSSYVNLLQNKYKMEEDDDLESLSRSRVLVSKFPMEEQLSRLYTFKMFTKLQNELNATMNCEVQLDDSTSSIVVIDLAESSEEMVNKKYEVVHCMETDRMECNCGLFQFSGIVCRHTLSVLKCQHVFDIPPCYVLNRWRNDFKQLHALDNPWKDLVTSNHIERYDYVSLQCLRLVEIGASSDEKHQHALKLIRDIRRTLLDDNLCRELEQKLTPSERAINGDSHIQAGSSEGGPAKKRRGRPPKKSKDTNVESVSNQYAHKDSLLVSSDVSQKDAFHSSSTASNLGTHVRTNGVVDLMEEVNPNELSFDSRYGVQSSHPHHYGNQLHPSNAMQFGQTTSTAEHSRVQWMYQNIFQDDQVPYGRRT, from the exons atggtggacgcggcggcggcggcggcggagtgcggCGAGCTGGACGGGACGGACGCCATGGCCTACGGCGACGACCGGACGCCGCGGGACGGGATGGTGTTCAAGTCGTACGAGGAGGTGCTCAACTTCTACAAGCGCTACGCCCTCCGCACCGGGTTCGGGGTCTGCGTCAAGAAGTCGTCCTTCACCAAGGCCGGCCTCTGCCGCCGCCTGGTGCTCGTCTGCAACAAGTGGGGGGACGGGAAGGAGGACGCGTGCTACCAGGCGAGGCCGACGGCCAAGACCAACTGCCAGGCCACCGTCGTCGCGAGGCTCTGGAGCGATGGCCTGCTGCACCTCATGGATGTCAATCTGGAGCACAACCACGCGCTGAATCCCTCCGCGGCGCGGTTCCTGAGGTGCTACAAGACGTTGCCTAGTGGGATGAGTAAAGATCTGGTGGTGAGGGCTGCCAGAGGGGAATGCTCGACCTCCGGCGACATCGAGGTCCCGATATTCGATGATTGGGGGAGGCTCAAGATTGGGGAAGATGATGTAGCGGCCATCAATGGCTTTTTCGCGGATATGCAGGCGAAGCAGGCGAACTTCTTCTATCTCATGGATTTCTACGGGGAAGGCCATCTGAGGAGTGTTTTTTGGGCCGATTCGAGGTCCAGGGCAGCGTACCAATATTTCAACGACGCGGTTTGGATTGATACAACCTGCTTAAGAAATAGGTTTGATACACCCCTTGTTTTGTTCCTAGGGGTGAACCATCATGGTGAGCTTGTTCTGTTAGGCTGTGGCTTGTTTTCGGATGAGAGTACGGAAAGCTTCTTATGGCTGCTGAAGTCGTGGTTGACTTGTATGAAAGGATGGCCTCCGAATGCCATAGTTACGGATGATTGTGCCGCGATAAAAGCCGCAGTTCGTGAAGTATTTCCAAATGCACGCCATCGAATAAGTGATTGGCATGTGTTAAGAAGTATCTCTGAAAAGTTAGGAGAATCAGCACAATTTGAAGGAATGAAGACCGAATTGGAAACTGTAATATATGATTCCTTGAAGGATGACGAGTTTGAGGCAAGGTGGAATAACTTGATCAGTAGATTTGGCCTTCAGGATAATGAATGGATCACTTTTCTGTATGAAAATCGCCATTTCTGGGTCCCCGCCTTTCTGAAAGATACCTTCTGGGCTGGGTTATCTACTGTTAACCACCATGAGAGTCCAAATGCCTTCTTTGAAGATTCAATCAACCCAGAGACCAAATTGGTGACATTCCTTAGCAGCTATGTGAATCTTTTACAGAACAAATACAAAATGGAGGAAGATGATGATCTTGAGTCATTGAGTAGAAGCAGGGTGCTAGTATCGAAGTTTCCTATGGAAGAACAGCTATCTAGACTATACACCTTTAAAATGTTCACTAAACTCCAGAATGAGCTGAACGCAACCATGAATTGTGAAGTTCAGTTGGATGATTCAACATCCTCCATTGTAGTTATTGATCTAGCTGAGTCAAGCGAAGAAATggtgaataaaaaatatgaagtcGTTCACTGTATGGAGACCGACAGGATGGAATGCAACTGTGGCCTGTTCCAGTTCAGTGGCATTGTTTGTCGGCATACATTATCGGTGCTTAAATGTCAGCATGTTTTTGATATACCCCCTTGTTATGTGCTTAACAGGTGGCGGAATGACTTTAAGCAGCTTCACGCCTTAGATAATCCATGGAAGGATTTGGTAACAAGTAATCATATTGAGCGCTATGATTATGTTTCTTTGCAGTGCCTCCGTCTTGTTGAGATTGGAGCATCATCAGATGAGAAGCATCAGCATGCATTAAAATTAATAAGAGACATACGACGGACCCTTCTTGATGATAATTTGTGCCGGGAATTGGAGCAGAAACTTACACCATCTGAACGTGCTATTAATGGTGACAGCCACATACAAGCTGGCTCATCTGAGGGAGGGCCAGCAAAAAAGCGCCGTGGCCGTCCTCCCAAAAAGAGTAAAGATACAAATGTGGAGTCCGTGTCAAATCAATATGCCCATAAG GATTCTTTACTGGTATCATCGGACGTTAGTCAGAAGGATGCTTTTCATTCTTCTTCTACTGCCTCAAATCTTGGTACTCATGTCAGGACAAATGGTGTTGTTGACCTTATG GAAGAAGTTAATCCAAATGAGCTATCTTTTGATAGCCGTTATGGGGTGCAGTCTAGCCACCCACACCATTATGGCAATCAGCTGCATCCAAGCAACGCTatgcag TTTGGCCAAACTACATCAACAGCAGAGCACTCTAGAGTCCAGTGGATGTATCAGAATATATTTCAG GACGATCAAGTGCCTTATGGCAGACGGACATGA
- the LOC127766702 gene encoding thiocyanate methyltransferase 1-like, protein MASAIVDVAGGGRQQALDGSNPAVARLRQLIGGGQESSDGWSRCWEEGVTPWDLGQPTPAVVELVHSGTLPAGDATTVLVPGCGAGYDVVALSGPCRFVVGLDICDTAIQKAKQLSAAAAAADGGDGSSSFFAFVADDFFTWEPPEPFHLIFDYTFFCALHPSMRPAWAKRMADLLRPDGELITLMY, encoded by the exons ATGGCGTCGGCgatcgtcgacgtcgccggagGCGGCCGGCAGCAAGCCCTCGACGGCTCGAACCCGGCGGTGGCACGGCTGCGTCAGCTCATCGGCGGCGGCCAAGAATCGTCGGATGGGTGGAGCAGGTGCTGGGAGGAAGGCGTGACGCCGTGGGATCTCGGCCAGCCgacgccggccgtcgtcgagcTGGTGCACTCCGGGACCCTCCCTGCCGGCGACGCCACCACCGTCCTGGTCCCCGGCTGCGGCGCC GGATACGATGTGGTTGCACTGTCCGGCCCCTGCCGCTTCGTCGTCGGCCTCGATATCTGTGACACGGCCATCCAGAAGGCGAAGCAGCtg tcggcggcggcggcggcggctgacggcggcgacgggagcaGCAGCTTCTTCGCCTTCGTCGCCGACGATTTCTTCACGTGGGAGCCGCCGGAGCCGTTCCATCTCATCTTCGACTACAC ATTCTTCTGTGCTCTGCATCCGTCGATGAGGCCAGCATGGGCGAAGAGAATGGCCGACCTGCTACGACCGGACGGAGAGCTCATCACCCTCATGTATTAG